From the genome of Faecalibacterium prausnitzii:
TTCCTTCTGTTGTACCGCCAGCGTGGCGGCGTATTTCTGCTCGCTCCAGGGTTCATCGTCCAGAGCGTTCTGCTCCAGTTCTTCGGTGTTCTGTTCCGCAATGGCGGCGGTCAGCTCCTTGAGGGCGGTGCGGTCAAATTCCTTTAAGGTCCATGCCCGGCAGGTCATCGCAATCCCTCCCCGGTCAGGCCGTCGTTGGCCAGCATTCCCTGCAATGCCGCGATCTCGCTGGAGACATCCAGCGCCACATCGCTCAGCAGATTATCGTAGAGGTTGTCATACGCCTGATTGAGCGTATGCAGGATGCCCGCGATGTCCCGGCGGATGCTCTCGGCATTATCGCCTTTCTGGCCCTGCACATCGTTGTAGGTGTGCAGGAGCTTGAGGGTGGTCGGGATATAGTATTCCGCGAACCGCCGTGCTTTCGGCAGGCTTTCGGGGTGGGCTTCCAGCCAATCGCAGATGGCCTCGGTGGTCTTCTGCATGTGGGCCAGCTCCTCCACGCCCTGTGCGTCCTGCATGAGCTGCTGCTCCTGCGCCAGCACTTTGGCGAAGCGGCAGGTCGTTTCGAGGTTGAGCGGGGTCTCCTGGGGTTCCGCCTGCGGTTCGGCCTTGGGTTCCGGCTCTGCCTGCACGGCGGCTCTGGCCTCCTGCGCGGCGCGGTAATCCTCCGCCGTCAGATAGAGTGTTTCCGTTTTTTCATCCAGCCATCCGTTCAGCCAGCCTTTGCGGATGTATTTTTGCAGCTTCTTCAGCATTTTTTTCCGGTTCTGGTGGACGAGGTCGGCCAGCATCCGGACCGAAAGGCCCTTGTGGTAGTCGGTGGTATCCGCAAGATCGGCGAACTGCCCCAGCTGCTTTCCGGCTTTCACCCAGGCGGAACCGCAGGCCGTCATCCAGCCAAAGCCCGCCGTGACAAGGGCCAGCACGCTGCTGACGATGCCCAGCGCGTTGTAGGCGGTGTTCATAACGTAGTCCGTGCCCGTCATCAGGATGCCGCCGCCCTCAGTAGCCGACACCACAACGTCAGCCGGCGAAATAATGCCCAACCCCATGAGGCAGCCCAGCGTCCCCAGCCCGAAGATCACCATGAAGGTGATGCCCACGGCCAGCAGGGCTGCACCGCCGTTCTGGCGCTTTTTGCCGTCTGCACGCAGCAGGTCTACGGGGGTCTGCTCCCCTTTCAGGCCAAAGATCTGTCTGGCCCACTGGGGCATCCCGCCCGCGTTCCGGGGCCCGGTTTTCTGTGCCTCCTGCTGGGCTTTGTAATATTCGTTCCGGCTGTTCCGGAGGGCTTTTCCCGCTTCCGAGATGCCGAAGTTGGCCGCATGGACGGCTGCTTTTCCCACATCCCAGGCCCGGTCGCCGATCTCCATGCCCCGGCCCTCGAAGCCATAGCGGAACGCATCGGACATGGTGTCGCCAAACTCACGCAGCTGGTCTTCCAGTTCCCGCTGCACCTGCTGGCCTTCGGTCTCCTTCATCCTATCGTTTTCACGATCGTTCATCAAAATCTTCTCACCCTTCTGCCGGACGATACCGGCCGATGATCGCGCGGGCGACCCGCAGGCCGTCCACGGCGGCGCTCATGATGCCGCCTGCATAGCCCGCGCCTTCTCCGCAGGGGTACAACCCTGCCAGCTGGGCCGATTCCAGATCTTCTTCCCGCTTCAGCCGCACCGGGCTGCTGGTGCGGGTCTCCAGACCGGTCAGGACCGCGTCCGGCGCGGTGTACCCGGCGATCTTGCGTTCATACGCCCGCAGACCGGCCCGCAGGGTCTCGGCCAGCTCCCCAGGCAGCAAAGCGCCCAGGTCTGCCGCCACGACGCCCCGGTCGTAGGTCGGCTCCACCGTGCCGATGTGCAGTTCTCCCCGGCCTTCAAGGAAACTCCGGACGTTTTCCGCCGGGGCCGCATAGGCTCCTCCGGCGCGGCCCGCCTGATAGGCGTTGGCTTCCAGCTCCCGCTGGAATGCAATGGCCCGGCGCGGGTCATTGCCGAAATCCTCGGCTCCCACGCTGACCACCACCGCCGCGTTGGCGTTTTTGCCGCTGCGGGCGTGGTAGCTCATGCCGTTGGTCACCACCCGGCCCGCCTCGCTGGCCGAGGCCACCACCTGCCCGCCGGGACACATGCAGAAGGTGTAAACACACCGGCTGCCCACATGCTGGGACAGCTGGTATTCCCCGCGCGGCAGCGCCGGGTGGCCCGCCGCCTCGTGGTAAAGGCTCTTTTCGATCGCACTTTGCAGATGCTCCGCCCGGAAGCCCACGCTGAACGGCTTGCACTCCAGCACAAGGCCGCTGTCCATCAGCATTTCAAAGGTATCCCGCGCCGAGTGGCCGACCGCGAACACCAGCGCCTCGCACGGGAAGCTGCCCTGCGTGGTCTGAACGCCGACGAGCCTGCCGTCCTTCCGCACAAAGCCGGTCAGGGCCGTGTTGAAATGCACCTCGCCGCCCAGAGATTCGATCTCTTTCCGGATGGAGGTGATGACGCCCCGGAGCAGGTCGGTGCCGACATGCGGCTTCTGCTTCCAGGCGATCTCCGCCGGGGCACCATGCTGCAAAAACACTTCGGTGACAAAGCCGCACAGCGCATCGCCGATGCGGGTGGTCAGCTTGCCGTCCGAAAAGGTGCCTGCACCGCCCTCGCCGAACTGGATGTTCGCGTTCTCGTTGAGCTCGCCGGTAGCGGAAAAATGCTCCACCGCCTTCACCCGCTCGTCCAGCGCCGG
Proteins encoded in this window:
- a CDS encoding 5-bromo-4-chloroindolyl phosphate hydrolysis family protein: MNDRENDRMKETEGQQVQRELEDQLREFGDTMSDAFRYGFEGRGMEIGDRAWDVGKAAVHAANFGISEAGKALRNSRNEYYKAQQEAQKTGPRNAGGMPQWARQIFGLKGEQTPVDLLRADGKKRQNGGAALLAVGITFMVIFGLGTLGCLMGLGIISPADVVVSATEGGGILMTGTDYVMNTAYNALGIVSSVLALVTAGFGWMTACGSAWVKAGKQLGQFADLADTTDYHKGLSVRMLADLVHQNRKKMLKKLQKYIRKGWLNGWLDEKTETLYLTAEDYRAAQEARAAVQAEPEPKAEPQAEPQETPLNLETTCRFAKVLAQEQQLMQDAQGVEELAHMQKTTEAICDWLEAHPESLPKARRFAEYYIPTTLKLLHTYNDVQGQKGDNAESIRRDIAGILHTLNQAYDNLYDNLLSDVALDVSSEIAALQGMLANDGLTGEGLR
- a CDS encoding NAD(P)/FAD-dependent oxidoreductase, with translation MILVRDIRLPLSAGEPQAFEKALHLARIPRSKAAHLGVAKLSVDARHGQPRLVYTVAVTLKDEGEESAFAGASPCVALRSRTDFSVRNGTDPLAHRPIVCGLGPAGLFAALLLARQGYRPIVLERGPALDERVKAVEHFSATGELNENANIQFGEGGAGTFSDGKLTTRIGDALCGFVTEVFLQHGAPAEIAWKQKPHVGTDLLRGVITSIRKEIESLGGEVHFNTALTGFVRKDGRLVGVQTTQGSFPCEALVFAVGHSARDTFEMLMDSGLVLECKPFSVGFRAEHLQSAIEKSLYHEAAGHPALPRGEYQLSQHVGSRCVYTFCMCPGGQVVASASEAGRVVTNGMSYHARSGKNANAAVVVSVGAEDFGNDPRRAIAFQRELEANAYQAGRAGGAYAAPAENVRSFLEGRGELHIGTVEPTYDRGVVAADLGALLPGELAETLRAGLRAYERKIAGYTAPDAVLTGLETRTSSPVRLKREEDLESAQLAGLYPCGEGAGYAGGIMSAAVDGLRVARAIIGRYRPAEG